The Pieris rapae chromosome 16, ilPieRapa1.1, whole genome shotgun sequence genome includes a region encoding these proteins:
- the LOC110998643 gene encoding AKT-interacting protein, translating to MSKESGSNMKELYSIFHQEYIIMAEYRMLQTENLEGIYVIPSYENSFLWYGVIFVRTGIYTEGVFRFTLSLPEKFPDDKVPSITFTSQLYHPAVDANSGQLNLTEVFSQWDKKQNHIWQILKYLLWIFNNVNIKAPANNEASLMFKTNKKVFIEKVKECVTLSHEHMYDAPITEDKHYITFQPYDPKIHDVAKNKMLKQKENDENSHGISWVQTGSYQSFSKEDTSQ from the exons ATGAGTAAAGAAAGTGGCAGCAATATGAAGGAACTCTATTCCATATTTCATCAGGAATACATCATTATGGCTGAATA CCGTATGCTACAAACTGAAAACTTGGAAGGAATTTATGTAATACCATCATATGAAAATTCTTTTC TGTGGTATGGTGTGATTTTTGTAAGAACAGGAATATATACTGAAGGGGTGTTTCGTTTTACACTATCTTTACCAGAAAAATTCCCAGATGATAAGGTTCCT agcATAACATTTACATCACAGTTATATCACCCAGCAGTAGATGCAAATAGCGGTCAACTAAATCTTACTGAAGTCTTTTCTCAGTGGGATAAGAAACAAAACCATATTTggcaaatacttaaatatttactttggatatttaataatgttaacatAAAAGCACCAGCTAATAATGAAGCATCATTAAT gTTCAAAACCAACAAAAAggtatttatagaaaaagttAAAGAATGTGTAACACTAAGCCATGAGCACATGTATGATGCACCTATAACGGAGGATAAGCACTACATCACTTTTCAACCCTATGATCCGAAGATACATGATgttgctaaaaataaaatgttaaaacagAAAGAGAATGATGAGAATTCTCATGGTATATCTTGGGTACAAACTGGATCTTATCAATCATTTTCAAAAGAAGATACatcacaataa
- the LOC110998650 gene encoding UPF0598 protein CG30010: MLQFKDKTLLLKMCATSIHLLKSNFSTLLSPRNVFLQSSRSLKYIQGQEPEPKIREYFYYIDHQGMLFLDDSKMKNFTSCFKEKKFLEFFFKRIRLNKTGRYQEEFPYVSLCGRERNYIRCDDVPIVFTHIINKETHKMQLLTYAYVGESLTHKLMPEKIYMSPDTGRVYHPADEKYGGVGLIRSKLAIELSKHFIFGNGECNPPTHFTWNEIIYDLDLLWFHDKVQQYNLKINNNPE; this comes from the exons ATGTTACAgtttaaagataaaactttGCTACTTAAAATGTGTGCAACCAGTATAcacttattaaaatctaatttttctACTTTATTATCACcaagaaatgtttttttacaaagttcaagaagtttaaaatatattcaaggtCAAGAACCAGAGCCAAAAATTagggaatatttttattatattgatcaTCAAGGTATG ttatttctaGATGATTctaaaatgaaaaactttaCATCATGCTTTAAAGAGAAAAAGTTTTTagaattcttttttaaacGAATTCGGTTAAATAAAACTGGAAGGTACCAAGAAGAATTTCCATATGTATCTTTGTGTGGACGAGAACGAAATTATATAAGATGTGATGATGTACCTATCGTTTTTACCCATATAATTAACAAGGAAACACATAAAATGCAATTACTTACATATGCATATGTAGGAGAATCACTGACCCATAAATTGATgcctgaaaaaatatatatgtcccCTGATACTGGAAGAGTATATCATCCTGCTGATGAAAAATATGGTGGAGTAGGATTAATAAGATCAAAACTTGCTATAGAATTAAgtaaacatttcatttttgGAAATGGCGAATGCAATCCACCTACTCATTTTACAtggaatgaaataatttatgaccTAGATCTGTTGTGGTTTCATGATAAAGTACAACagtataatttgaaaattaataacaatcctgaataa
- the LOC110998660 gene encoding katanin p80 WD40 repeat-containing subunit B1 isoform X3, which produces MDTLRRSWKLQEFVAHKANVNCLAMGHKSNQVLATGGDDKKVNLWAIGRQGCLMSLSGHTTPVECVCFGHSEDLVCAGSQTGALKIWDLEAAKLLRTFTGHKGAIKCMDFHPYGDYLTTGSCDSHIKLWDTRKRGCIVTYSSHRLAVNSLQFSPDGQWIASACEDGLVKVWDVRIGKVLQEFMEHTSAVTCVKFHPHEFLLASCGSDRTVNFWDMEKFQLVSKFDKDNTSIRHMAFSDDGTTLLGCGNDGLHVIGWEPARVLDTVTGHWGQIHDMTVAQTQLIAGSFHSTYVVLSVVDLSKVHPFGGPPPTAPTVVRDLSPFQKGHTVRKSFSKEKPAKEVLHRPTLLDEKTAEESTSGTEADEESGAVISNINDYTEIFRPSRALTRTPPPATSLSSEDFSVTGNECKLESAVSTSLRDLLLEEPPRPSPQPSPPQRQRPEHSRIPTASHYPVLEKRNEFPTGNNLRQSNSEVSLGPTSLGPRSLSFTRASSQNSRTRFDTATRERVITRTVETAPVREPELEFVPLSIDKPVGLDLDDFVPRGLTACGARRGGRGGGAEPSEQEVLGVMMRGHDSMMAVLSARQRALQIFHSVRVNKSLKSALESVIALEDASVILDILNVMAHRPTLWNLDICLLMLPKIFELLQSKYESYMQCGCNALRLIVRNFSSVVRANVSAPVRTLGVDIPREERYAKCAQIHQLLIDIRAFLLKRQTLQGRLGAAFRDLHTLMQQGLD; this is translated from the exons atgGATACGCTAAGGAGATCATGGAAACTTC aagagtTTGTCGCCCACAAAGCGAATGTCAACTGTTTGGCCATGGGGCATAAATCTAATCAAGTATTGGCTACTGGAGGCGATGATAAAAAAGTGAATTTATGGGCAATTGGTAGACAGGGATGCTTGATG AGCTTGAGTGGACATACTACCCCAGTAGAATGTGTGTGTTTTGGTCATTCAGAAGACTTGGTTTGTGCTGGTTCCCAAACTGGTGCACTTAAAATTTGGGACTTAGAGGCTGCAAAACTGCTGAGAACTTTTACTGGTCACAAAGGAGCTATAAAATGTATGGACTTTCACCCTTATGGTGACTATTTGACCACTGGATCATGTGATAGTCATATAAAGTTGTGGGATACCAGAAAAAGGGGTTGTATTGTAACTTATTCAAGTCACCGCCTAGCTGTGAATAGTCTTCAGTTTAGCCCTGATGGTCAATGGATAGCATCTGCTTGTGAAGATG GGTTAGTTAAAGTTTGGGATGTTAGAATTGGTAAAGTATTGCAAGAATTCATGGAACATACATCGGCTGTCACCTGCGTTAAGTTCCATCCACATGAGTTTTTACTTGCTAGCTGCGGCTCAGATAGAACTGTTAACTTTTGGGATATGGAAAAATTTCAGTTGGTGTCTAAGTTTGATAAAGATAACACATCAATaag ACATATGGCCTTCAGTGATGACGGTACCACACTGTTGGGTTGTGGTAATGATGGCCTACATGTAATTGGATGGGAGCCTGCCAGAGTCCTAGATACTGTAACAGGACACTGGGGACAAATACATGATATGACAGTTGCACAAACTCAGCTG ATAGCTGGATCTTTCCATTCAACATATGTAGTGCTATCAGTAGTAGACTTGAGCAAGGTTCATCCATTTGGAGGCCCGCCTCCGACTGCTCCAACTGTGGTAAGGGACCTCTCACCCTTCCAAAAAGGTCACACCGTGCGGAAGAGCTTCTCAAAGGAAAAACCAGCTAAGGAGG TATTACATAGACCTACGCTCCTTGATGAAAAGACAGCAGAGGAGTCGACGTCCGGGACGGAAGCAGACGAGGAGTCAGGTGCCGTTATATCCAATATTAATGACTACACTGAGATATTCCGACCCTCTAGAGCGC TGACAAGAACACCGCCGCCTGCTACAAGCCTGTCGTCTGAAGATTTCTCTGTGACAG ggaACGAATGTAAACTCGAGAGTGCAGTTAGTACGTCTTTACGTGACCTTTTGCTAGAGGAGCCCCCTCGCCCTTCGCCCCAGCCTTCACCCCCTCAGAGGCAAAGGCCCGAACACTCACGTATACCCACCGCTAGCCATTACCCCGTGTTGGAAAAGAGAAATGAGTTTCCCA CGGGAAACAATCTACGGCAAAGTAACAGCGAAGTCTCCTTAGGCCCAACATCTTTAGGGCCTAGATCTCTGTCTTTTACAAGAGCATCTAGTCAGAACTCCag aacaaggTTTGATACGGCAACTCGGGAGCGAGTTATAACCAGGACAGTGGAAACTGCACCAGTAAGAGAACCAGAGCTAGAGTTTGTTCCCCTTTCTATTGATAAACCTGTGGGATTGGATTTGGATGATTTTGTACCG CGTGGTCTAACTGCATGTGGAGCTCGACGCGGAGGTCGCGGGGGCGGGGCAGAGCCTAGCGAACAGGAAGTACTGGGGGTGATGATGAGGGGACATGACTCCATGATGGCTGTTCTCTCTGCTAGACAACGGGCGTTGCAG ATTTTCCACTCGGTGAGAGTAAACAAGAGCCTTAAGTCGGCCCTTGAATCGGTTATTGCCTTAGAAGACGCCTCTGTGATATTGGATATTTTAAACGTAATGGCACACAGACC AACCCTGTGGAACTTGGACATATGTTTGTTAATGCTGCCCAAGATATTCGAATTGTTACAAAGCAAATATGAAtc ATACATGCAATGTGGATGTAATGCTCTAAGACTTATCGTACGTAACTTCTCATCAGTTGTACGTGCGAATGTTAGCGCGCCCGTGCGAACACTTGGTGTTGACATTCCGAGAGAGGAGCGATATGCTAAATGTGCTCAAATACACCAGCTTTTAATAGACATTCGTGCCTTTTTACTCAAAAGACAAACACTCCAGGGCCGGTTAGGTGCTGCTTTCCGAGATCTTCATACTTTAATGCAACAAGgacttgattaa
- the LOC110998660 gene encoding katanin p80 WD40 repeat-containing subunit B1 isoform X1: MDTLRRSWKLQEFVAHKANVNCLAMGHKSNQVLATGGDDKKVNLWAIGRQGCLMSLSGHTTPVECVCFGHSEDLVCAGSQTGALKIWDLEAAKLLRTFTGHKGAIKCMDFHPYGDYLTTGSCDSHIKLWDTRKRGCIVTYSSHRLAVNSLQFSPDGQWIASACEDGLVKVWDVRIGKVLQEFMEHTSAVTCVKFHPHEFLLASCGSDRTVNFWDMEKFQLVSKFDKDNTSIRHMAFSDDGTTLLGCGNDGLHVIGWEPARVLDTVTGHWGQIHDMTVAQTQLIAGSFHSTYVVLSVVDLSKVHPFGGPPPTAPTVVRDLSPFQKGHTVRKSFSKEKPAKEVLHRPTLLDEKTAEESTSGTEADEESGAVISNINDYTEIFRPSRALTRTPPPATSLSSEDFSVTGNECKLESAVSTSLRDLLLEEPPRPSPQPSPPQRQRPEHSRIPTASHYPVLEKRNEFPRILDSNKDDSLLTNVQTSTINNFTVSVQAPSLNRHNSYKETKSTTEITGNNLRQSNSEVSLGPTSLGPRSLSFTRASSQNSRTRFDTATRERVITRTVETAPVREPELEFVPLSIDKPVGLDLDDFVPRGLTACGARRGGRGGGAEPSEQEVLGVMMRGHDSMMAVLSARQRALQIFHSVRVNKSLKSALESVIALEDASVILDILNVMAHRPTLWNLDICLLMLPKIFELLQSKYESYMQCGCNALRLIVRNFSSVVRANVSAPVRTLGVDIPREERYAKCAQIHQLLIDIRAFLLKRQTLQGRLGAAFRDLHTLMQQGLD; this comes from the exons atgGATACGCTAAGGAGATCATGGAAACTTC aagagtTTGTCGCCCACAAAGCGAATGTCAACTGTTTGGCCATGGGGCATAAATCTAATCAAGTATTGGCTACTGGAGGCGATGATAAAAAAGTGAATTTATGGGCAATTGGTAGACAGGGATGCTTGATG AGCTTGAGTGGACATACTACCCCAGTAGAATGTGTGTGTTTTGGTCATTCAGAAGACTTGGTTTGTGCTGGTTCCCAAACTGGTGCACTTAAAATTTGGGACTTAGAGGCTGCAAAACTGCTGAGAACTTTTACTGGTCACAAAGGAGCTATAAAATGTATGGACTTTCACCCTTATGGTGACTATTTGACCACTGGATCATGTGATAGTCATATAAAGTTGTGGGATACCAGAAAAAGGGGTTGTATTGTAACTTATTCAAGTCACCGCCTAGCTGTGAATAGTCTTCAGTTTAGCCCTGATGGTCAATGGATAGCATCTGCTTGTGAAGATG GGTTAGTTAAAGTTTGGGATGTTAGAATTGGTAAAGTATTGCAAGAATTCATGGAACATACATCGGCTGTCACCTGCGTTAAGTTCCATCCACATGAGTTTTTACTTGCTAGCTGCGGCTCAGATAGAACTGTTAACTTTTGGGATATGGAAAAATTTCAGTTGGTGTCTAAGTTTGATAAAGATAACACATCAATaag ACATATGGCCTTCAGTGATGACGGTACCACACTGTTGGGTTGTGGTAATGATGGCCTACATGTAATTGGATGGGAGCCTGCCAGAGTCCTAGATACTGTAACAGGACACTGGGGACAAATACATGATATGACAGTTGCACAAACTCAGCTG ATAGCTGGATCTTTCCATTCAACATATGTAGTGCTATCAGTAGTAGACTTGAGCAAGGTTCATCCATTTGGAGGCCCGCCTCCGACTGCTCCAACTGTGGTAAGGGACCTCTCACCCTTCCAAAAAGGTCACACCGTGCGGAAGAGCTTCTCAAAGGAAAAACCAGCTAAGGAGG TATTACATAGACCTACGCTCCTTGATGAAAAGACAGCAGAGGAGTCGACGTCCGGGACGGAAGCAGACGAGGAGTCAGGTGCCGTTATATCCAATATTAATGACTACACTGAGATATTCCGACCCTCTAGAGCGC TGACAAGAACACCGCCGCCTGCTACAAGCCTGTCGTCTGAAGATTTCTCTGTGACAG ggaACGAATGTAAACTCGAGAGTGCAGTTAGTACGTCTTTACGTGACCTTTTGCTAGAGGAGCCCCCTCGCCCTTCGCCCCAGCCTTCACCCCCTCAGAGGCAAAGGCCCGAACACTCACGTATACCCACCGCTAGCCATTACCCCGTGTTGGAAAAGAGAAATGAGTTTCCCA GAATACTTGACAGCAATAAAGATGACAGCTTATTAACAAACGTGCAAACATCAACCATAAACAATTTCACTGTGAGCGTTCAAGCGCCATCGCTTAACAGGCATAACTCTTACAAGGAAACGAAATCAACCACCGAAATAA CGGGAAACAATCTACGGCAAAGTAACAGCGAAGTCTCCTTAGGCCCAACATCTTTAGGGCCTAGATCTCTGTCTTTTACAAGAGCATCTAGTCAGAACTCCag aacaaggTTTGATACGGCAACTCGGGAGCGAGTTATAACCAGGACAGTGGAAACTGCACCAGTAAGAGAACCAGAGCTAGAGTTTGTTCCCCTTTCTATTGATAAACCTGTGGGATTGGATTTGGATGATTTTGTACCG CGTGGTCTAACTGCATGTGGAGCTCGACGCGGAGGTCGCGGGGGCGGGGCAGAGCCTAGCGAACAGGAAGTACTGGGGGTGATGATGAGGGGACATGACTCCATGATGGCTGTTCTCTCTGCTAGACAACGGGCGTTGCAG ATTTTCCACTCGGTGAGAGTAAACAAGAGCCTTAAGTCGGCCCTTGAATCGGTTATTGCCTTAGAAGACGCCTCTGTGATATTGGATATTTTAAACGTAATGGCACACAGACC AACCCTGTGGAACTTGGACATATGTTTGTTAATGCTGCCCAAGATATTCGAATTGTTACAAAGCAAATATGAAtc ATACATGCAATGTGGATGTAATGCTCTAAGACTTATCGTACGTAACTTCTCATCAGTTGTACGTGCGAATGTTAGCGCGCCCGTGCGAACACTTGGTGTTGACATTCCGAGAGAGGAGCGATATGCTAAATGTGCTCAAATACACCAGCTTTTAATAGACATTCGTGCCTTTTTACTCAAAAGACAAACACTCCAGGGCCGGTTAGGTGCTGCTTTCCGAGATCTTCATACTTTAATGCAACAAGgacttgattaa
- the LOC110998660 gene encoding katanin p80 WD40 repeat-containing subunit B1 isoform X2, translated as MDTLRRSWKLQEFVAHKANVNCLAMGHKSNQVLATGGDDKKVNLWAIGRQGCLMSLSGHTTPVECVCFGHSEDLVCAGSQTGALKIWDLEAAKLLRTFTGHKGAIKCMDFHPYGDYLTTGSCDSHIKLWDTRKRGCIVTYSSHRLAVNSLQFSPDGQWIASACEDGLVKVWDVRIGKVLQEFMEHTSAVTCVKFHPHEFLLASCGSDRTVNFWDMEKFQLVSKFDKDNTSIRHMAFSDDGTTLLGCGNDGLHVIGWEPARVLDTVTGHWGQIHDMTVAQTQLIAGSFHSTYVVLSVVDLSKVHPFGGPPPTAPTVVRDLSPFQKGHTVRKSFSKEKPAKEVLHRPTLLDEKTAEESTSGTEADEESVTRTPPPATSLSSEDFSVTGNECKLESAVSTSLRDLLLEEPPRPSPQPSPPQRQRPEHSRIPTASHYPVLEKRNEFPRILDSNKDDSLLTNVQTSTINNFTVSVQAPSLNRHNSYKETKSTTEITGNNLRQSNSEVSLGPTSLGPRSLSFTRASSQNSRTRFDTATRERVITRTVETAPVREPELEFVPLSIDKPVGLDLDDFVPRGLTACGARRGGRGGGAEPSEQEVLGVMMRGHDSMMAVLSARQRALQIFHSVRVNKSLKSALESVIALEDASVILDILNVMAHRPTLWNLDICLLMLPKIFELLQSKYESYMQCGCNALRLIVRNFSSVVRANVSAPVRTLGVDIPREERYAKCAQIHQLLIDIRAFLLKRQTLQGRLGAAFRDLHTLMQQGLD; from the exons atgGATACGCTAAGGAGATCATGGAAACTTC aagagtTTGTCGCCCACAAAGCGAATGTCAACTGTTTGGCCATGGGGCATAAATCTAATCAAGTATTGGCTACTGGAGGCGATGATAAAAAAGTGAATTTATGGGCAATTGGTAGACAGGGATGCTTGATG AGCTTGAGTGGACATACTACCCCAGTAGAATGTGTGTGTTTTGGTCATTCAGAAGACTTGGTTTGTGCTGGTTCCCAAACTGGTGCACTTAAAATTTGGGACTTAGAGGCTGCAAAACTGCTGAGAACTTTTACTGGTCACAAAGGAGCTATAAAATGTATGGACTTTCACCCTTATGGTGACTATTTGACCACTGGATCATGTGATAGTCATATAAAGTTGTGGGATACCAGAAAAAGGGGTTGTATTGTAACTTATTCAAGTCACCGCCTAGCTGTGAATAGTCTTCAGTTTAGCCCTGATGGTCAATGGATAGCATCTGCTTGTGAAGATG GGTTAGTTAAAGTTTGGGATGTTAGAATTGGTAAAGTATTGCAAGAATTCATGGAACATACATCGGCTGTCACCTGCGTTAAGTTCCATCCACATGAGTTTTTACTTGCTAGCTGCGGCTCAGATAGAACTGTTAACTTTTGGGATATGGAAAAATTTCAGTTGGTGTCTAAGTTTGATAAAGATAACACATCAATaag ACATATGGCCTTCAGTGATGACGGTACCACACTGTTGGGTTGTGGTAATGATGGCCTACATGTAATTGGATGGGAGCCTGCCAGAGTCCTAGATACTGTAACAGGACACTGGGGACAAATACATGATATGACAGTTGCACAAACTCAGCTG ATAGCTGGATCTTTCCATTCAACATATGTAGTGCTATCAGTAGTAGACTTGAGCAAGGTTCATCCATTTGGAGGCCCGCCTCCGACTGCTCCAACTGTGGTAAGGGACCTCTCACCCTTCCAAAAAGGTCACACCGTGCGGAAGAGCTTCTCAAAGGAAAAACCAGCTAAGGAGG TATTACATAGACCTACGCTCCTTGATGAAAAGACAGCAGAGGAGTCGACGTCCGGGACGGAAGCAGACGAGGAGTCAG TGACAAGAACACCGCCGCCTGCTACAAGCCTGTCGTCTGAAGATTTCTCTGTGACAG ggaACGAATGTAAACTCGAGAGTGCAGTTAGTACGTCTTTACGTGACCTTTTGCTAGAGGAGCCCCCTCGCCCTTCGCCCCAGCCTTCACCCCCTCAGAGGCAAAGGCCCGAACACTCACGTATACCCACCGCTAGCCATTACCCCGTGTTGGAAAAGAGAAATGAGTTTCCCA GAATACTTGACAGCAATAAAGATGACAGCTTATTAACAAACGTGCAAACATCAACCATAAACAATTTCACTGTGAGCGTTCAAGCGCCATCGCTTAACAGGCATAACTCTTACAAGGAAACGAAATCAACCACCGAAATAA CGGGAAACAATCTACGGCAAAGTAACAGCGAAGTCTCCTTAGGCCCAACATCTTTAGGGCCTAGATCTCTGTCTTTTACAAGAGCATCTAGTCAGAACTCCag aacaaggTTTGATACGGCAACTCGGGAGCGAGTTATAACCAGGACAGTGGAAACTGCACCAGTAAGAGAACCAGAGCTAGAGTTTGTTCCCCTTTCTATTGATAAACCTGTGGGATTGGATTTGGATGATTTTGTACCG CGTGGTCTAACTGCATGTGGAGCTCGACGCGGAGGTCGCGGGGGCGGGGCAGAGCCTAGCGAACAGGAAGTACTGGGGGTGATGATGAGGGGACATGACTCCATGATGGCTGTTCTCTCTGCTAGACAACGGGCGTTGCAG ATTTTCCACTCGGTGAGAGTAAACAAGAGCCTTAAGTCGGCCCTTGAATCGGTTATTGCCTTAGAAGACGCCTCTGTGATATTGGATATTTTAAACGTAATGGCACACAGACC AACCCTGTGGAACTTGGACATATGTTTGTTAATGCTGCCCAAGATATTCGAATTGTTACAAAGCAAATATGAAtc ATACATGCAATGTGGATGTAATGCTCTAAGACTTATCGTACGTAACTTCTCATCAGTTGTACGTGCGAATGTTAGCGCGCCCGTGCGAACACTTGGTGTTGACATTCCGAGAGAGGAGCGATATGCTAAATGTGCTCAAATACACCAGCTTTTAATAGACATTCGTGCCTTTTTACTCAAAAGACAAACACTCCAGGGCCGGTTAGGTGCTGCTTTCCGAGATCTTCATACTTTAATGCAACAAGgacttgattaa